The genomic segment GCGCTGGCCAGGTCACCTTCGAACCCGGCGCCCGCACCGCCTGGCACACGCATCCGCTCGGTCAGACGCTGATCGTAACCGCTGGGTTGGGCTGGTTACAACGCGAGGGCGGGCCGGTCGAAGAAGTTCGTCCAGGGGACGTGGTCTGGTTTCCGCCGGGACTGAAGCATTGGCACGGTGCGTCGCCGACGACGGCGATGACCCACATCGCGATACAGGAGTCCGCCGGAGGCAGGAACGTCGACTGGATGGAGAAGGTCAGCGACGAGCAATATCGCAAGTGATCGGATTCCGCCTGACACCGACCGTCGCGGACGGCGGATTCACCGCCCACTGAGCGCGGGGACCGCATCGTTGGTTGTTTCACGCCTGATCGTTACGGACTGAGGGTTTGGCCAGCCGTCGTGGGAAGCAAAGAGCAGAACACCAAGTCCGCTAGGGAGAACAGGTTGGACACGAAGCAGCTCTTGATGATTGGTGTTTCACTGCTGGCTTCTGCAGCAGCAGGACCCGCGCTTGGCCAGGAAAAGCAAGAGCAGTATATCCAGGTCGCGGAAATCGAAATCGATCCTTCGCAAATCGACGCCTACAGGACCGCGGTCAAGGAACACATCGAGATGGCCGTCCGGGTCGAGCCCGGCGTCCTGACGCTTTATGCGGTTTCTGACAAGGACGATCCCAGTAAGGTGAAGGTGTTCGAGATCTATCGGGATGGAGAGGCCTATGTACGGAAATACGCGACCCCAACCTCTCGTGATGATGCGCTGTTGGAGCAAAATCTCCCACGCATCGAAGCCCGTTAGGTTGAGTAGCGGCACTTTCTGATCGTTGCCGTCTTTAGCTCGCGGATCCTTGCGGTCGCGGATGATGAGTACCCGCGTTTTCAGATCTACGTCCGGCCAATCTGGACGGCATATTTCCTCCTGTCGCATCGTTGTCGCGACCGCATACCGAACGATCCGACCCATCGGAATGACCTGTCGAGGATTGGTCTCAAAGTACTCGATAAGCTCGCCGAGCTCATCTTCGGTTGGGCGTCGGTCCCGCTCTTCCGAGTTGCCCACAAGGCCTAAATGCTTCATCGCGTATCGCGCTAATCGAACCTCTTCGGCCGAGATTTCAATGCCGTGAACGGCTGAAGCGTGCGTAGCGACGGTTCTGATAAAGGAGAAGTCGATTGCCAACGTAGCTGGACCGGCACCTTCCTTCGCGCGCTGGCGGCCAAATTCGATAAGCCGCTCGCGATTGAGCTTGGGCAATTTTACTGTCCCCAAGGCTTCCTTTAGTGCCTCTAACACTGCGGCCTTGGAGCGGCGGGGAGGGCGGCCGACCTCCTGCATGTCCTCGATGTGCAGATCGATGATGTCGCCGAAGGTTTTGGCTTGGACCGCGGCGCGGGGCTTCGGCGATCCACTGCGGTCGATATTGCGCTCCATGTCGAGCGCCCAGTCTTCGCCGTCCTTGCGCCGGCGGAAGGTCTCTGACACGTAACGGTTCTTGCGGCGGACCTGGACGCGCCAGTTCCCGGAAGGCAATTGAGTGAAGCTGGCCACGGCCGTGTGCACTCCCCAATTCGTGTGCGCTACGTGTGCACTGAGAGGTCAAAACAGGTACAAACGTGTGCAATTTCGACTAGTTTGGAGTGCACATGTTCCGGGTTCATCCCATTGAGAACATAAGGTAAATCATTGAAATCGCAAGACTATCGCTTTTCTGTGGCTCCGATGATGGATTGGACTGACCGGCACTGCCGGGTGTTCCACCGTCACCTGACGCGGCGGGGATTGCTCTACACGGAGATGCTGACGACCGGCGCGATCATTCATGGCGACCGGGAACGGCTGCTTGGGTTCGACGCGGTCGAGCACCCCGTGGCGCTTCAGCTTGGCGGGTCGGATCCGCGCGAGCTCGCGCTGGCGGCACGTATCGGCGAGGACTTCGGTTATGACGAGATCAATCTCAATGTCGGCTGCCCGTCGGATCGTGTGAAGGATGGCCGTTTCGGCGCCTGCCTCATGGCTGAGCCGGAGCTGGTGGCGAGGTGCGTTGACGCCATGAAGCGCGTGGTCGCCGTTCCCGTCACGGTGAAGTGTCGCATCGGCATCGACGATCAGGATCCGGAGGTCGCGCTCGATGCGCTGGCGCGTGCGGTGGTCGCCGCAGGCTGCGATGCGTTGATCGTGCACGCCCGCAAGGCCTGGCTCAACGGCCTGTCGCCGAAGGAGAACCGCGATATCCCGCCGCTCGACTATGATCGCGTCTACCGGCTCAAGCGCGCGATGCCCGATGTGCCCGTCATCATCAACGGCGGCGTTCGCAGCATCGACGAGGCAAAGGCGCATCTTGCCCATGTCGACGGCGTGATGCTCGGCCGCGCCGCCTATCAGGAGCCGTGGCGGCTGCTCGCGGTCGATGCCGAGATCTTCGGCAGGCCGGCGCCGCACGCGACCATGCAGGACGCGCTCGAGGCGATGATGCCCTACATCGAGGAGCAACTCGCGCACGGCACCCGGCTGCACGCCATCACGCGACATTTCGTCGGCGCCTTCCACGCGGTGCCCGGGGCGCGCGCCTTCCGCCGACATCTGGCCGAGCAGGGTGTGAAGCCGGGGGCAGGTCTCGACGTGCTGCGCGAAGCGATCATGCGTGTTGGTGTCCGCGCGCCGGCCGAGGCGGCGTAAGTCAGCTAGTCGACCGCCGCACGCGCGCGACGGTGGTTGCCCTGCAGCTCCGGATAGCCGGTCAGCATCAACGTGTCGGCGCGTACGCCCCAGCTTTCCAGGCGGTCGAGGAAGCTCATGCCGAGCAGATTGGTCTTCATCTGGCCGCGCTGCACGACGAGGGCCGGCACCGACTTCTCGACCAGCTTGCCGACGGAGAGACGGTCGAGCGTGAGCCGGGCCGCCTTGGTGTGGCCGCCCGCGGTCTCGAGGTCGACGTCATATTCAAGCATCTCGAGCGGCAGCCCGATCGCCTTTGCGGTTTCCCATGTCAGCACCACCGACGTCGCTCCGGTATCGATCACCATCGGTGCAGTGACGCCGTTGATCTTCGCACGCAGCGTGAATTCGCCGCCCTGGCCGCGCGGGATCTGCACGGCTGGGGCCGGGGAGGCGGCTTGTGCGCGAAAAATGTGCGATACCTTGTGGCCGGCGCGCGCGATCTGGTCGGGATCACCATAGGCGACGACGGCACCCGCCGTGCCGGCGAGCATGATCAGGACGAGCAGGAAGCGGATCATCGCGCGCCTCCAAGGGCACGCAGGCGGATCAGATGTGTTTTGGAGATCCCGCGACCGGCACCAGTCCAGCTTCCGTCATGCGCTCCGGCAAGAGGGCCATGATCGCGAGCCGGTCTGCGCTTTCCATGGCGTGCCAGCGCGCGATCTCGGGCAAGGTGCGGCCGCAGCCGAAGCACAGCTTGGTCTTGGGATCCATCATGCAGACGGCGACGCACGGCGTTTCTTTGCTCATACGGACATAGTGAGGGATGGTCGGGCATGTCTGCAAGCATCTCGTTAAGAGCCTGTGCCAGCACTCATGATCGGCTTGTGGCGCGGCCGGCGCTTCTCGTCCGGCACAACGGAGCTCTCCGGCTGGAGCGGCGGAGAATCGTCCGAGAGCGGCGCAAGCGCACTCATCACGCGCTCCGGCGGGAACGTGACGATCACCTCGGTGCCGATGCGCAGCTTCGATTTCAGCGTGAACGTGCCGCCGTGCAGGTCAATCAGGTTCTTGGCGATCGGCAGGCCGAGGCCGGCGCCCTGTTCGGCCGACTTGATCGAATTGGAACCCTGGCCGAACGAGGCGAGCACGACCGGGATCTCGTCCTCAGGGATGCCGGAACCGGAATCCCTCACCGAGAGATATTGTCCGCCGGAGGCGGTCCAGCCGGCCTTGAGCCAGATCTCGCCGCCTTGCGGGGTGAACTTGATCGAGTTGGAGAGCAGGTTGAGCACGACCTGGCGGATCGCGCGCTCGTCGGCCCAGAGCCGCGGCATGGCCTGCTCGAACACTTCGTGGATGGTGATGCCGCGGCTCGAGGCACGCAGCTTCATCAGATGATGGCAGTCGGCGACGATGCCGATCAGGGACACCGCTTCTTCGTTGAGCTCGTAGCGGCCGGCCTCGATCCGCGACAGATCGAGGATCTCGTTGATGAGGTTGAGCAGGTGCACGCCGGAATTATGGATGTCGGCGGAATATTCCTTGTAGACCGGCACGGCATGCGCGCCGAAAATCTCGCTCTTCATCACCTCGGAGAAGCCGAGGATGGCGTTCAGCGGTGTCCGCAGCTCGTGGCTCATCTGCGCGAGGAAGCGCGACTTGGCGACGTTGGCGGCTTCGGCGCGGTGGCGCGCTTCGTCCGAGATTGCCTTGGCCTGCTCCAGCTCGCCGATCAGCGCGTCCTTCTCCGCGCGCGCTTCCAGCGTGGCGAAGGTGGAGGAGTGCAGGCGATGCGCCAGCAGGACGAAATAGCCTTCGGCGGCGAGGGCCAGCGCTGCCAGGATGTAATTGTCCAGCGAGCCGGTCGTGACGAAGCTCAGCGCCATCGCCACCGCGACCGGCGCCGTGGCAGCAAGGGCTGCGATCGGCAGATTGGCCGCGAGCATGCTCGATACTGCGATCACCAGCAGCATCAGGAACATCATCAGCGTTTCCGTGACCATGTCGAGCACGGGATGGATCAGGATCGCCATCCAGCACAGACCATAGAGCAGGTCGAGCACGACGAAGCGCGTCCGCCATGCGCGCGTCGCGGCCGGCGAGGCCGGCTCGGTCAGGAAGCGCCGGCAACTGCGGATCATGGCGCTATGGATGCAGAGCATGCCGGCGGTCCAGGCCGCGGCCGGGATCGGTTGCATCCACAGCCCGAACAGTACGCCGGTCGCCACCACCAGCAGCATCACGACATAGGAGGCAGACAGCCGGGTCTGGGCGTATTGCCGCAGCATCTCGGCGTCGAACGCCGGCCGGGTTCCACTGGTCGACGTTAACTTGTCGCGCGCCTCGCGCACCCGCTGCGCCGCAGCCCTTCGGCTGCTCGCCGATGGC from the Bradyrhizobium sp. WBAH42 genome contains:
- a CDS encoding TIGR02281 family clan AA aspartic protease: MIRFLLVLIMLAGTAGAVVAYGDPDQIARAGHKVSHIFRAQAASPAPAVQIPRGQGGEFTLRAKINGVTAPMVIDTGATSVVLTWETAKAIGLPLEMLEYDVDLETAGGHTKAARLTLDRLSVGKLVEKSVPALVVQRGQMKTNLLGMSFLDRLESWGVRADTLMLTGYPELQGNHRRARAAVD
- a CDS encoding putative quinol monooxygenase; this translates as MIGVSLLASAAAGPALGQEKQEQYIQVAEIEIDPSQIDAYRTAVKEHIEMAVRVEPGVLTLYAVSDKDDPSKVKVFEIYRDGEAYVRKYATPTSRDDALLEQNLPRIEAR
- a CDS encoding HAMP domain-containing sensor histidine kinase, with translation MSNPAEKPEVVQLPAEPVSVPSASSRRAAAQRVREARDKLTSTSGTRPAFDAEMLRQYAQTRLSASYVVMLLVVATGVLFGLWMQPIPAAAWTAGMLCIHSAMIRSCRRFLTEPASPAATRAWRTRFVVLDLLYGLCWMAILIHPVLDMVTETLMMFLMLLVIAVSSMLAANLPIAALAATAPVAVAMALSFVTTGSLDNYILAALALAAEGYFVLLAHRLHSSTFATLEARAEKDALIGELEQAKAISDEARHRAEAANVAKSRFLAQMSHELRTPLNAILGFSEVMKSEIFGAHAVPVYKEYSADIHNSGVHLLNLINEILDLSRIEAGRYELNEEAVSLIGIVADCHHLMKLRASSRGITIHEVFEQAMPRLWADERAIRQVVLNLLSNSIKFTPQGGEIWLKAGWTASGGQYLSVRDSGSGIPEDEIPVVLASFGQGSNSIKSAEQGAGLGLPIAKNLIDLHGGTFTLKSKLRIGTEVIVTFPPERVMSALAPLSDDSPPLQPESSVVPDEKRRPRHKPIMSAGTGS
- a CDS encoding cupin domain-containing protein encodes the protein MEIKRNGSRPSQKGSEDWFTGNVRVDALFQAPDPARVGAGQVTFEPGARTAWHTHPLGQTLIVTAGLGWLQREGGPVEEVRPGDVVWFPPGLKHWHGASPTTAMTHIAIQESAGGRNVDWMEKVSDEQYRK
- a CDS encoding DUF1289 domain-containing protein → MSKETPCVAVCMMDPKTKLCFGCGRTLPEIARWHAMESADRLAIMALLPERMTEAGLVPVAGSPKHI
- the dusA gene encoding tRNA dihydrouridine(20/20a) synthase DusA; amino-acid sequence: MKSQDYRFSVAPMMDWTDRHCRVFHRHLTRRGLLYTEMLTTGAIIHGDRERLLGFDAVEHPVALQLGGSDPRELALAARIGEDFGYDEINLNVGCPSDRVKDGRFGACLMAEPELVARCVDAMKRVVAVPVTVKCRIGIDDQDPEVALDALARAVVAAGCDALIVHARKAWLNGLSPKENRDIPPLDYDRVYRLKRAMPDVPVIINGGVRSIDEAKAHLAHVDGVMLGRAAYQEPWRLLAVDAEIFGRPAPHATMQDALEAMMPYIEEQLAHGTRLHAITRHFVGAFHAVPGARAFRRHLAEQGVKPGAGLDVLREAIMRVGVRAPAEAA